A single window of Granulicella mallensis MP5ACTX8 DNA harbors:
- a CDS encoding ankyrin repeat domain-containing protein: protein MKEMRFAAILCVALSLSGLAIGQSGSDKLNRQLIQASDDGNAEVVKTLLAQGADIEGRDDSEQTPLKVATEHARVDAVRVLLAKGANVEAKSNSKGTPLNWAVGGDGKILRSEYADRLAIVKMLLDKKADTTAKTTSGDTALHLAALNYVNTDILQLLLSKGANVEAKNRNGFTALIYAALEDHTEAVTMLLAKGAKIDAADSEGQTALMHAVSEERIDSVDLLIAKGANLEAVDNEGQTALFRAAMDDDSNYDWGGNYVEVTKLLLAKGANVNAKDDHGRTPLQMAIRNDKHQVIKLLQEKGAH from the coding sequence ATGAAGGAAATGCGCTTCGCAGCCATCTTATGTGTCGCTCTATCGCTAAGCGGTTTGGCTATCGGGCAATCCGGCTCCGACAAACTGAATCGGCAACTGATTCAGGCCTCGGATGACGGCAATGCCGAAGTCGTGAAGACGTTATTGGCGCAGGGAGCCGATATCGAAGGCCGGGATGACAGCGAGCAGACTCCACTCAAGGTAGCCACCGAACACGCCAGAGTTGATGCCGTACGGGTGCTGTTGGCTAAGGGCGCTAATGTTGAAGCTAAGTCCAACTCTAAAGGGACTCCTCTCAACTGGGCCGTAGGTGGAGACGGGAAGATTCTCCGCAGTGAGTATGCGGATCGCCTTGCGATCGTGAAAATGTTGCTGGACAAAAAGGCCGATACCACTGCGAAGACGACAAGTGGCGATACAGCCCTTCACCTGGCTGCTCTGAATTATGTAAATACCGACATTCTGCAACTGCTCTTGAGCAAAGGCGCAAACGTCGAAGCGAAAAATCGGAACGGCTTCACTGCGTTGATTTACGCAGCGCTCGAAGACCACACCGAAGCCGTGACGATGCTTCTGGCGAAAGGTGCCAAGATCGACGCTGCGGACTCAGAGGGACAAACAGCACTGATGCATGCCGTCAGTGAGGAGCGCATTGATTCGGTGGATCTGCTGATCGCTAAAGGTGCGAACCTCGAGGCCGTGGACAACGAAGGCCAGACCGCGCTATTCCGTGCAGCTATGGATGATGATTCCAACTACGACTGGGGCGGCAACTATGTAGAAGTGACGAAGCTCCTGCTGGCCAAAGGCGCCAACGTGAATGCCAAGGACGACCACGGTCGTACCCCACTTCAGATGGCTATCAGGAACGATAAGCACCAGGTCATCAAACTGCTGCAGGAAAAGGGCGCGCACTGA